One window of Misgurnus anguillicaudatus chromosome 13, ASM2758022v2, whole genome shotgun sequence genomic DNA carries:
- the LOC129430974 gene encoding protein LZIC isoform X2 — protein MASLMEELDEEEYEETKKETLEQMSEFNESLKKFMSGNMTLVDELGGMQLAIQAAISQAFKTPEVIRLFAKKQPGQLRTRMAEMDRDVMVGKLPRDVYTQQKVEILTALRKLGEKLTPEDEAFLAANASAKLSQFEKVTASLGSEDKIMALASSGVEKTQT, from the exons ATGGCATCCTTAAT GGAAGAACTTGATGAGGAGGAGTATGAGGAAACTAAAAAAGAGACATTAGAGCAAATGAGCGAGTTCAATGAATCCCTGAAGAAGTTTATGTCTGGGAATATGACACTAGTAGATGAATTGGGGGGAATGCAACTG GCGATCCAAGCTGCCATCAGTCAAGCATTTAAGACGCCTGAAGTTATTCGGCTGTTTGCCAAAAAGCAGCCAGGGCAGCTGAGGACAAGAATGGCTGAG ATGGACCGTGACGTGATGGTTGGAAAGCTTCCTCGAGATGTCTATACTCAGCAGAAAGTGGAGATCCTCACAGCTCTTAGAAAACTTGGCGAGAAG CTTACACCAGAAGATGAAGCGTTTCTTGCCGCCAATGCTAGTGCTAAACTGAGCCAGTTTGAGAAGGTCACTGCTAGCCTAG GATCGGAAGATAAGATAATGGCATTGGCCAGTTCTGGGGTCGAGAAAACCCAGACATAA
- the LOC129430974 gene encoding protein LZIC isoform X1: MASRGKSETSKLKQNMEEQLDRLMQQLQDLEECREELDEEEYEETKKETLEQMSEFNESLKKFMSGNMTLVDELGGMQLAIQAAISQAFKTPEVIRLFAKKQPGQLRTRMAEMDRDVMVGKLPRDVYTQQKVEILTALRKLGEKLTPEDEAFLAANASAKLSQFEKVTASLGSEDKIMALASSGVEKTQT; this comes from the exons ATGGCGTCTCGGGGTAAATCAGAAACAAgtaaactgaaacaaaacatgGAAGAACAGCTGGACCGGTTGATGCAACAACTGCAAGATTTAGAGGAGTGCAG GGAAGAACTTGATGAGGAGGAGTATGAGGAAACTAAAAAAGAGACATTAGAGCAAATGAGCGAGTTCAATGAATCCCTGAAGAAGTTTATGTCTGGGAATATGACACTAGTAGATGAATTGGGGGGAATGCAACTG GCGATCCAAGCTGCCATCAGTCAAGCATTTAAGACGCCTGAAGTTATTCGGCTGTTTGCCAAAAAGCAGCCAGGGCAGCTGAGGACAAGAATGGCTGAG ATGGACCGTGACGTGATGGTTGGAAAGCTTCCTCGAGATGTCTATACTCAGCAGAAAGTGGAGATCCTCACAGCTCTTAGAAAACTTGGCGAGAAG CTTACACCAGAAGATGAAGCGTTTCTTGCCGCCAATGCTAGTGCTAAACTGAGCCAGTTTGAGAAGGTCACTGCTAGCCTAG GATCGGAAGATAAGATAATGGCATTGGCCAGTTCTGGGGTCGAGAAAACCCAGACATAA